In Apium graveolens cultivar Ventura chromosome 10, ASM990537v1, whole genome shotgun sequence, the following are encoded in one genomic region:
- the LOC141690696 gene encoding uncharacterized protein LOC141690696 gives MFGDRRVDREPIVTKEIEQYRPRPGKEWQFPRISEFNVKGDPKDHCEKYELLMIGMGHNDIMLFKMFKTYLKSSASMWYKSLKPRSIGSYEQWKRKFLKYYSHLCRKAKDTEAMIHYRQRTNNELGDYLAWFKEEAGMVTNLDKVKAMGLFMAGLDPYKDKNLRSSLYDFPPKSLNDIYVRGENIRRKWKYQRILHEIKGKPGFVRPAKMKVPNHKKNNDKYYDYHRDKGHNTDECYHLKKLIERMIKEGELNQFVWDLRDILRPKDNQEEPKVEDPE, from the exons ATGTTCGGAGACAGGAGGGTCGACCGGGAACCAATCGTGACCAAAGAAATTGAGCAATATCGACCTCGTCCGGGCAAGGAATGGCAATTTCCCAGGATTAGTGAGTTCAACGTGAAGGGTGACCCAAAGGACCACTGTGAAAAGTATGAACTATTGATGATAGGTATGGGCCATAACGATATCATGCTTTTCAAGATGTTCAAAACCTACCTGAAGAGCTCAGCTTCGATGTGGTACAAGTCCCTCAAACCCAGGTCCATCGGGTCGTATGAGCAGTGGAAGAGGAAATTCTTGAAGTACTACTCCCATCTGTGCCGAAAGGCGAAGGACACCGAAGCCATGATCCATTATAGGCAAAGAACGAACAATGAACTTGGGGATTACTTGGCTTGGTTCAAGGAAGAAGCTGGAATGGTCACCAACCTGGACAAAGTCAAGGCAATGGGCTTATTTATGGCTGGGCTGGACCCCTATAAAGATAAAAATCTTCGCTCATCTCTTTACGATTTTCCTCCCAAATCCCTCAATGATATCTATGTGAGGGGAGAGAATATTCGGAGAAAATGGAAGTATCAGAG GATTCTCCATGAGATCAAAGGAAAGCCTGGGTTCGTTCGGCCAGCTAAGATGAAAGTCCCAAATCACAAGAAAAATAACGACAAGTACTATGATTACCACAGAGACAAGGGGCATAATACTGATGAGTGCTACCACCTCAAGAAGCTTATTGAACGAATGATCAAAGAAGGCGAACTCAATCAGTTCGTCTGGGATCTAAGAGATATACTAAGGCCGAAAGACAATCAGGAAGAGCCGAAAGTCGAAGATCCTGAATAG